One genomic window of Bradyrhizobium sp. CCGE-LA001 includes the following:
- a CDS encoding aminotransferase-like domain-containing protein: MARQYLQALPWSTKSAFAKEKFDNHEGPNDEAMNMRISKRSALARGFAPFDVSSARKGINFGYALPDPVMFAELPWPDAFDGRTGVASADLPQYTDSAGLPELRTKLALRYGVGRDQVMLTGGASQALQLLADGWIDPGDVVLTEDPSYLGALRMFSIAGATVVQLGMAAEGVDLNEVEAILQTSTRVKLFYTMPAFHNPTGHRMSYDYVAKLAALLARSGALLVQDLVYSELPYNGPAHWLAPGNNVVNVHSISKIAGPGLRVGWVLAESDIINGLAHLKRDGGVSPLLSNVVLGLLKSSALDSHITRLREHYRAKRDGVHRLLQRSRICEPGYRVPSGGFSFWVRLTAGTDPERFIEAASHEHDVHLINGRSYGPRSGRHVRLCFSYLPMSLIERGLDRLDDLHSNL; this comes from the coding sequence TTGGCGCGCCAATACCTGCAAGCTTTGCCTTGGAGTACAAAAAGCGCTTTCGCCAAGGAAAAATTTGACAATCATGAAGGTCCGAATGACGAAGCTATGAATATGCGCATTTCAAAACGGAGCGCTCTCGCTCGAGGTTTCGCGCCGTTCGACGTCTCAAGTGCGAGGAAGGGTATTAATTTCGGTTACGCGCTGCCCGACCCGGTAATGTTCGCAGAACTGCCGTGGCCCGACGCGTTCGACGGACGGACAGGCGTGGCTTCCGCCGATCTGCCGCAGTATACGGATTCGGCGGGCTTGCCCGAACTTCGTACAAAGCTGGCACTGAGGTACGGTGTGGGGCGTGACCAAGTTATGCTGACGGGAGGGGCTTCACAGGCCCTGCAATTGCTTGCCGATGGCTGGATTGACCCCGGTGATGTGGTCCTGACGGAGGACCCCTCTTACTTGGGTGCACTGCGTATGTTTTCGATCGCGGGCGCAACCGTGGTCCAGCTAGGTATGGCCGCAGAGGGTGTGGATCTGAACGAGGTGGAGGCAATCCTGCAGACCAGCACCCGGGTGAAGCTTTTTTACACGATGCCGGCATTTCATAATCCAACCGGGCACCGGATGTCGTACGACTATGTGGCCAAACTGGCGGCACTGCTAGCCCGCAGTGGCGCTCTCTTGGTGCAGGATCTTGTGTATTCTGAGTTGCCTTATAACGGTCCAGCGCATTGGTTGGCGCCGGGCAACAACGTGGTCAATGTCCATAGCATCTCAAAAATTGCCGGACCGGGACTTCGGGTGGGCTGGGTGCTTGCGGAGTCTGACATCATCAACGGGCTTGCACACCTCAAACGCGACGGTGGCGTAAGTCCCCTTCTCAGTAATGTCGTTTTGGGATTGTTGAAATCGAGCGCGCTCGACTCGCACATAACTCGCTTGCGCGAGCACTACCGAGCGAAGCGTGACGGCGTACATAGGTTGTTGCAGCGAAGCCGGATTTGCGAGCCGGGGTACAGGGTGCCAAGCGGGGGCTTCTCGTTCTGGGTTCGGCTTACCGCGGGTACCGATCCGGAGAGGTTTATTGAAGCTGCAAGCCACGAGCACGACGTGCACCTTATAAATGGTCGGAGCTATGGCCCACGAAGTGGCCGTCACGTCCGCTTGTGTTTCAGCTATCTTCCAATGTCACTCATCGAGCGGGGGCTCGATCGCTTGGATGATTTGCATTCGAACCTCTAG
- a CDS encoding RiPP maturation radical SAM C-methyltransferase, translated as MIMSIDVPIVLVNMPVSAVERPSLALGLLKSALTQAGMQSTIAYANIWFLEYIGIADYGPLENCPPEEALVDWLFAGIAFPGFEREQNAFLDLYFKRNPIRAGSGLAERRANFLRLRSLIGGFIDWTADKILEKRPAMVGCSSTFTQHVPSLALLRRLSERSPDLVTLMGGANCESVMGWSTHARFPWVDYVVSGEADALIGPLCWDILNRGRDIPPADLPFGVFGPAHREASYPAALTRDLVPRAVIESMRDLPLPDFSDYFAEVEASLYADRIHVGLPMEFSRGCWWGERSHCMFCGLNGGSMTYRQKPAGQAAAEMIEMSARYGSSRIEAVDNIMAIDYLENALPHLTALPEKLAIFFEVKANLKRHEVEKLAAAGVRWIQPGIESLDTRVLKLMRKGTTSAHNVLLLKWCRQYGVRVSWSLLWGFPGESDVWYAEMASWLPLLHHLQPGPAVRLRYQRYSPYHHTAEKHGLKLLPAAPYRYVYPLSERDLSDQVYYFEDSEYNGVGGHFTVRDAHGRPGLNAVVKGIDAWLKAWSGPTLSMLSMQDNGDEIIVEDTRAVAVQREHRVRGIEREILLAADEGSPETRLRERLGAANVMQGEIEAAIANMIARKLIVRLDARLVGLALWHPYTPILPPTAFPGGYLDRRSTPAAPPRE; from the coding sequence ATGATTATGAGTATCGATGTACCAATCGTCCTAGTCAACATGCCTGTGTCGGCAGTCGAAAGGCCGTCGCTGGCGCTTGGTCTGCTGAAATCAGCGCTGACCCAGGCTGGAATGCAATCCACCATAGCTTATGCCAACATCTGGTTTTTAGAATACATAGGCATCGCCGACTATGGACCTCTTGAGAATTGCCCGCCAGAGGAGGCACTGGTTGATTGGCTGTTCGCGGGCATTGCTTTTCCCGGCTTCGAACGCGAACAAAACGCCTTCCTCGACCTCTATTTCAAGCGCAACCCGATACGCGCAGGCAGTGGTTTGGCCGAACGTCGTGCGAATTTCCTCAGGCTGCGCTCGCTTATCGGCGGGTTTATCGACTGGACGGCTGACAAGATACTGGAGAAGCGGCCGGCTATGGTCGGGTGCAGCTCGACCTTCACCCAGCATGTCCCATCGCTCGCGTTGCTGCGCCGGCTGAGCGAGCGCTCACCTGATCTTGTCACCCTCATGGGTGGAGCAAACTGCGAGTCGGTAATGGGGTGGAGCACTCACGCGCGTTTCCCATGGGTCGACTATGTCGTGTCGGGCGAGGCCGACGCACTGATCGGCCCGCTGTGTTGGGACATCCTCAATCGCGGCAGAGACATTCCGCCTGCTGACCTGCCATTTGGCGTTTTCGGTCCGGCGCATCGCGAGGCCAGCTATCCCGCGGCGTTGACGCGCGACTTGGTGCCCCGCGCAGTGATCGAGAGCATGCGTGACCTGCCGCTGCCGGATTTCTCGGACTATTTTGCGGAGGTCGAGGCATCGCTCTACGCCGATCGCATCCATGTCGGGCTGCCGATGGAGTTCTCTCGCGGCTGCTGGTGGGGCGAGCGCAGTCATTGCATGTTTTGCGGACTGAACGGCGGATCGATGACCTATCGCCAGAAGCCCGCGGGGCAGGCCGCAGCGGAGATGATTGAGATGTCGGCGCGCTACGGCTCGTCTCGCATCGAAGCTGTGGACAATATTATGGCCATTGACTACCTCGAAAACGCGCTGCCTCACCTCACCGCGCTACCCGAGAAGCTCGCGATCTTCTTTGAGGTCAAAGCCAATCTGAAGCGCCACGAAGTGGAGAAGCTAGCTGCTGCCGGCGTCCGCTGGATTCAACCGGGTATTGAGAGCCTGGATACTCGTGTTTTGAAGCTGATGCGCAAAGGAACGACCTCAGCGCACAATGTTCTTCTCTTGAAGTGGTGCCGTCAGTACGGCGTGCGGGTCAGTTGGAGTTTATTGTGGGGCTTTCCCGGCGAGAGTGATGTATGGTATGCGGAAATGGCCTCTTGGTTGCCGTTGCTGCATCATCTGCAGCCGGGACCTGCGGTACGCTTGAGATACCAGCGCTACAGCCCTTATCATCACACAGCCGAGAAACATGGACTGAAGCTGCTCCCCGCCGCCCCCTATCGCTACGTCTATCCGTTGTCGGAGCGCGATCTCTCGGATCAGGTATACTACTTCGAAGACAGCGAGTACAACGGTGTCGGCGGCCATTTCACAGTGCGCGACGCTCACGGCCGCCCGGGACTAAATGCCGTCGTCAAGGGCATCGATGCCTGGCTGAAAGCCTGGAGCGGGCCGACTTTGTCTATGCTGTCGATGCAGGACAACGGCGACGAAATCATAGTCGAGGACACGCGAGCCGTAGCAGTCCAGCGCGAACACCGCGTCAGAGGGATCGAGCGAGAAATTCTTCTGGCCGCGGACGAAGGGTCGCCTGAAACCCGCCTGCGGGAACGGCTGGGCGCCGCGAATGTAATGCAAGGTGAGATTGAGGCGGCAATAGCTAACATGATCGCCCGCAAACTGATCGTACGGCTTGACGCGCGACTGGTTGGGCTCGCGTTATGGCATCCATATACGCCAATCCTTCCCCCGACAGCGTTTCCTGGTGGCTATCTCGACCGACGCTCCACACCAGCGGCCCCGCCGCGCGAATAA
- a CDS encoding type II toxin-antitoxin system HipA family toxin — MPSEECFVYITLPGQTEPVTAGRYQLDTTRQGAAVGQFVYGRSYLERKDRVEFDPVELKIQVPPFRTMKLRGNFGALRDSSPDAWGRKLIETRLGDPSPNEIQYLLNSPDDRAGALGFGLNVQPPAPVRAFNKTLDLARLIEVAEQIVSAEKDPAAPAPAGADAEQAEALMRAGTSMGGARPKATVEDEDALWLAKFPHRDDRWNTPRVEHAMLTLARECGISCAESQMTTIGDKDVVLIKRFDRNKADKGYLRSRMVSALTLLDADDTPDTVDKRQKWSYLLLADEIRRAASGSQSKDLPELFRRVCFNALISNTDDHPRNHAILAKDSAWSLSPAYDLTPNPMIALERRDLAMAFGNWGRYANRLNLLSQCERFLLSKEDATAIVDGMKAIIRESWYRVCRQVGVSERDCELIRTAFVYEGFGYNLADPTIAPDDAEDLPTTRPR, encoded by the coding sequence ATGCCTTCTGAGGAGTGTTTCGTCTACATCACGCTGCCCGGCCAGACCGAGCCGGTTACAGCGGGGCGGTACCAGCTCGACACGACACGCCAAGGTGCTGCCGTTGGACAATTCGTCTATGGCCGCAGCTACCTTGAGCGAAAGGATCGCGTCGAGTTCGACCCGGTTGAGCTCAAGATTCAAGTCCCCCCGTTCCGGACAATGAAGCTGCGCGGCAATTTTGGAGCGCTGCGGGACAGCTCTCCCGACGCCTGGGGCCGGAAGCTGATCGAAACTCGTTTGGGCGATCCCTCGCCGAACGAAATTCAATACCTACTCAATTCACCCGATGATCGCGCCGGCGCCTTGGGCTTCGGTCTTAACGTGCAACCGCCGGCACCTGTTCGTGCGTTCAACAAAACGCTGGATTTGGCGCGGTTGATCGAAGTGGCTGAACAGATCGTCTCCGCTGAAAAGGATCCAGCAGCACCAGCACCAGCAGGTGCTGACGCCGAACAGGCTGAGGCGTTGATGCGCGCGGGCACCTCGATGGGAGGCGCACGGCCGAAGGCTACCGTCGAGGACGAGGATGCGCTTTGGCTCGCGAAATTCCCGCATCGCGATGATCGATGGAACACCCCCCGGGTCGAACACGCCATGCTGACCCTTGCTCGCGAGTGCGGCATCTCGTGCGCGGAGAGCCAAATGACTACGATCGGCGACAAGGATGTTGTCTTGATCAAGCGGTTCGATCGGAATAAGGCCGACAAAGGCTACCTCCGCAGCAGGATGGTGAGCGCCTTGACGCTGCTCGATGCCGATGACACGCCCGATACGGTCGATAAGCGCCAAAAATGGTCGTATCTTCTGCTGGCCGACGAAATCCGACGAGCCGCATCCGGAAGTCAGTCGAAGGATCTGCCAGAGCTGTTTCGGCGGGTGTGCTTCAATGCTCTCATCTCCAACACCGACGATCATCCACGCAACCATGCCATTTTGGCAAAGGATTCGGCCTGGTCGCTGTCACCGGCATACGACCTCACGCCGAACCCGATGATTGCCTTGGAACGCCGAGATCTGGCGATGGCTTTTGGCAACTGGGGACGATACGCCAACCGGCTTAATTTGCTGTCGCAATGCGAACGTTTTCTCTTGTCCAAAGAAGACGCGACGGCAATCGTCGACGGCATGAAAGCGATCATCAGGGAATCCTGGTATCGGGTCTGCCGGCAGGTTGGCGTCAGCGAGCGGGACTGCGAATTGATCCGCACCGCGTTCGTTTACGAAGGCTTCGGTTACAATTTGGCGGATCCGACGATCGCACCCGACGATGCCGAAGATCTGCCAACAACCCGTCCACGCTAA
- a CDS encoding radical SAM family RiPP maturation amino acid epimerase, translating to MTHAAAEHYRQIFDLRTPEQLRTLSHLKRFMERLVGDVEFRRALAEATATPRAVTERYGIKVDPTEVLPLWRGGYQRYRFKPESAPWPLAVMWDEYLREMMRHRDLLRDEGEMSTINPRFHAWRERQIRRCNDQLGVSAAALTHPIIAFELSEGCTVGCWFCGLSADRFKGYYDYSKEHAALWRGVVGVASEMFGSAVRTGFCYWATDPMDNPHYDRFLFDYYQITGALPQTTTAAPLKDRALTSRVLGLFNLYRTTTNRFSVLSTAHLNQIHTAFSPEELLGVELILQGNEALTAKAMAGRARERKEKLRGANKDRAIAFLERSHTTIACVSGFLVNMRQGRLRLVTPVPGSERWPLGYRILGERFFSTPDGFRGGLQSMIEQHMLESPAHDLPIRFRSDLQYEAGNRYFHLRSRNIEHRVLDDIAPISVGRLIADGNCTMSELVIRAAADGKTLLGVADLLDQLYGAGLIEEDLDDRFIWQTGDWTTSRLEGVKHAGSRTGADCADSH from the coding sequence ATGACACACGCTGCCGCCGAACACTACCGACAGATTTTTGACCTACGCACCCCGGAGCAACTGCGCACCCTGTCGCACCTCAAACGCTTCATGGAGCGCTTAGTCGGTGACGTGGAGTTCCGCAGGGCGCTTGCGGAGGCAACCGCCACGCCTCGAGCGGTAACAGAGCGGTACGGGATCAAAGTGGATCCGACGGAGGTGCTGCCGCTCTGGCGCGGTGGCTACCAACGATACCGCTTCAAGCCAGAGTCTGCGCCGTGGCCGCTGGCTGTCATGTGGGATGAGTACCTCCGCGAGATGATGCGTCACCGCGACCTCTTGCGCGACGAAGGCGAGATGTCAACGATCAATCCTCGCTTTCATGCTTGGCGCGAAAGGCAAATCCGGCGCTGCAATGACCAATTGGGCGTGTCGGCGGCGGCGCTCACGCACCCCATAATCGCTTTCGAGCTAAGCGAAGGCTGCACCGTTGGCTGTTGGTTCTGCGGCCTCTCGGCCGATCGCTTCAAAGGCTATTACGACTATAGCAAAGAGCATGCAGCGCTTTGGCGGGGCGTGGTTGGTGTCGCGAGCGAAATGTTTGGTTCGGCAGTCCGCACGGGCTTCTGCTACTGGGCCACAGATCCTATGGACAACCCACACTACGACCGCTTTCTGTTCGACTACTATCAGATTACGGGGGCGTTACCACAAACAACAACGGCAGCCCCACTCAAGGATCGGGCACTCACCAGCCGCGTGCTCGGGCTCTTCAATCTATATCGCACGACGACGAATCGTTTCTCCGTGCTGAGTACGGCACATCTCAATCAGATTCACACGGCGTTTTCGCCTGAGGAGTTGCTAGGAGTCGAACTCATCCTGCAGGGCAACGAGGCGCTGACGGCAAAGGCCATGGCCGGGCGCGCACGCGAGCGGAAGGAGAAGCTCAGGGGCGCTAACAAGGACCGTGCAATCGCCTTTCTGGAACGCAGTCACACGACAATCGCCTGTGTTTCCGGCTTCCTCGTAAATATGCGGCAGGGGCGTTTACGACTGGTGACTCCGGTGCCGGGTAGCGAGCGCTGGCCTCTCGGGTACCGCATTCTGGGCGAACGCTTCTTCAGCACGCCTGACGGGTTCCGGGGCGGGCTGCAGAGCATGATCGAACAGCATATGCTCGAGAGCCCAGCCCATGATCTGCCAATCCGCTTCCGCAGCGACCTGCAATACGAGGCAGGGAACCGGTACTTTCATCTTCGCTCACGCAACATAGAACACCGCGTTCTCGACGACATCGCCCCGATTTCCGTTGGCCGTTTGATCGCGGACGGCAACTGCACAATGTCGGAGCTGGTTATTCGGGCCGCAGCTGACGGAAAGACCCTCCTTGGGGTCGCCGACTTGCTTGATCAGTTGTACGGGGCCGGCCTGATCGAAGAAGACCTCGACGATCGCTTCATCTGGCAGACCGGTGACTGGACGACGAGCCGCCTCGAAGGAGTCAAACACGCGGGCTCCCGCACGGGTGCAGACTGTGCCGATTCGCATTGA
- a CDS encoding phytanoyl-CoA dioxygenase family protein: MLTEAQQSKWHHDGYLRLAKFFNPATRNKISRYVEEVARWDVSSDKWMLWFEKTSDSRKIISKAENFLDYHAPLREALLADGRIRTAVETLLNEKTRMLKELLIFKYPDSGGYRPHQDIYHVPHKIPERMVHAIASIAVDDSDPGNGGLFFTPARHKEGMLPMDAGGVLAPEIAETFTWEPVRLKAGDVLIFDDYAPHYSLPNKSDRSRRAIHLVFQRASTGGPTRAEYNRMKRAYNPPEDAVADLENLKRPNGIFYRN, encoded by the coding sequence ATGCTGACTGAGGCGCAACAATCGAAATGGCATCACGATGGATACCTTCGATTGGCAAAGTTCTTCAATCCAGCCACCCGCAACAAGATTTCTCGTTACGTTGAGGAAGTTGCACGTTGGGATGTAAGCTCCGACAAGTGGATGTTGTGGTTCGAGAAGACGAGTGACAGCCGGAAGATTATCTCCAAGGCCGAGAACTTCTTAGACTACCATGCCCCTCTACGGGAGGCGCTTCTAGCAGATGGCCGCATTCGTACGGCGGTCGAGACACTCTTGAATGAGAAGACACGGATGTTGAAGGAACTCCTGATCTTCAAGTATCCGGACAGCGGCGGATACCGCCCTCATCAGGACATCTATCATGTCCCACACAAGATACCCGAACGCATGGTCCACGCAATTGCATCAATTGCCGTGGACGACTCCGACCCGGGTAACGGTGGGCTGTTTTTCACGCCAGCTCGCCACAAGGAAGGAATGTTGCCGATGGATGCTGGCGGCGTGCTTGCCCCAGAGATCGCCGAGACCTTCACATGGGAGCCGGTGCGATTGAAAGCTGGCGACGTTTTGATTTTCGACGATTATGCGCCCCATTACTCCTTGCCAAACAAGAGCGATCGGTCTCGCCGCGCGATTCACTTGGTATTCCAGCGCGCATCCACTGGAGGTCCGACCCGCGCCGAGTACAACCGCATGAAGCGCGCCTACAACCCACCAGAGGACGCTGTGGCGGATCTTGAAAACCTAAAGCGTCCCAATGGCATATTCTATCGCAATTGA
- a CDS encoding class I tRNA ligase family protein, producing the protein MRTYFVCPAPPCPNGKLHLGHIGGVYLLADIFVRFQRMAGHRAYYITGSDEHGTHTLEAARRLGRSFGEVAEQYVQQILECLRAVQITPDVFVRTSSAIHKENALAIFRELQVAGYVDVRPGVQLYCEHCNELVADSLATGRCPACSSPCDSNLCENCGLALQHDTIREARHARCGRDLVLRPIAQAMFDMPRLAGQLDEALGECAWSEPIRSKARAWLRREVGGLPMTRHFKHGVEIKEPESLVGQTLLPWFEGLWCFDTGIRELCTRSGLDANATLHDENSELLFFMGQDNRFYYTLGVAGAQLARGYPIPKNNSVQDFYKLEGEKFSTSRDHALWADEVARAVGPNVLRYALARVAKPFGTDANHFDLDVLMSAASRIRVWEDALRRCAESAGTAESTELSPKCRRFADDYADAVTALRFWDALDIIERYFELVGFSNAENETWNSVQISLFLSLLYPVIPELAMGYGRHYFGEAWAPSLERSAVAAQPRASVDLPHFGAPIPASFALEYKKRFRQGKI; encoded by the coding sequence GTGCGCACCTATTTTGTCTGTCCCGCGCCGCCTTGTCCTAACGGCAAACTACATCTCGGCCACATCGGCGGTGTGTATTTACTCGCGGATATTTTCGTTCGCTTTCAACGCATGGCTGGCCATCGGGCCTACTACATCACTGGCTCGGACGAGCACGGCACACATACGCTCGAAGCGGCACGAAGGCTCGGCCGATCCTTTGGCGAGGTCGCAGAACAATATGTTCAGCAGATCTTGGAGTGCCTGCGCGCCGTGCAAATTACGCCTGATGTGTTCGTGCGAACGTCTAGCGCAATTCACAAGGAAAATGCGCTAGCGATATTTCGCGAGCTGCAAGTGGCCGGCTACGTCGACGTGCGGCCAGGCGTCCAACTGTATTGCGAACATTGCAATGAGCTCGTTGCGGACTCGCTTGCAACTGGTCGATGCCCGGCTTGCTCATCGCCTTGCGATAGCAACCTGTGTGAGAACTGTGGGCTGGCTCTTCAGCACGACACAATCCGTGAAGCACGGCACGCACGCTGTGGCCGCGATCTTGTGCTAAGACCCATCGCGCAGGCCATGTTCGATATGCCACGTCTCGCTGGCCAACTAGACGAAGCCCTTGGAGAGTGCGCATGGTCCGAGCCGATACGCTCCAAGGCGCGTGCTTGGCTACGCCGCGAAGTCGGTGGTTTGCCGATGACTCGCCATTTTAAGCACGGAGTGGAGATCAAAGAGCCTGAGTCTCTGGTCGGCCAAACGCTGCTTCCATGGTTTGAGGGCCTCTGGTGCTTCGACACCGGAATTCGCGAGCTATGCACCCGCTCAGGTCTGGATGCGAACGCGACGTTGCACGACGAGAACAGCGAGCTTCTCTTCTTTATGGGACAAGATAATCGCTTCTATTACACGCTGGGTGTGGCCGGCGCTCAGCTCGCGCGCGGTTACCCAATTCCAAAAAATAACTCCGTTCAAGATTTCTACAAGCTTGAGGGCGAGAAGTTTTCCACCAGTCGTGATCATGCTCTTTGGGCCGATGAGGTGGCGCGCGCGGTGGGCCCAAACGTACTCCGTTATGCACTGGCACGGGTGGCCAAGCCGTTTGGAACCGACGCAAACCATTTCGATCTCGATGTGCTCATGTCGGCAGCCTCACGCATTCGGGTCTGGGAGGATGCGTTACGGCGATGTGCAGAAAGCGCAGGCACCGCAGAGAGCACCGAACTCTCCCCGAAATGCCGCCGCTTCGCTGATGATTACGCCGACGCGGTCACCGCCCTTCGCTTCTGGGATGCCCTTGATATCATCGAGAGGTATTTCGAGCTAGTTGGCTTCTCAAATGCAGAGAATGAGACATGGAATTCTGTCCAGATCTCGCTGTTCCTGAGCTTACTCTATCCCGTAATACCTGAGCTCGCGATGGGCTACGGCCGGCACTACTTTGGCGAGGCGTGGGCGCCGTCCCTCGAGAGGTCAGCTGTAGCAGCCCAGCCAAGGGCGTCGGTGGACCTGCCTCATTTTGGCGCGCCAATACCTGCAAGCTTTGCCTTGGAGTACAAAAAGCGCTTTCGCCAAGGAAAAATTTGA
- a CDS encoding cupin domain-containing protein, whose translation MRADHSLMRTEYGVLVWRLLEHLPEGISTAFGASIVELAPGDAVDPHDHQEHELWLLISGRGEFEVDGQVRDVSETTLCYMSPHQTHTIRNISQDSALKFISIWWD comes from the coding sequence ATGCGGGCCGACCATTCTCTAATGCGAACCGAATACGGCGTTCTGGTCTGGCGCCTTTTGGAGCATCTCCCGGAGGGGATCAGCACAGCATTTGGGGCTTCAATCGTGGAACTCGCTCCAGGCGATGCGGTCGACCCGCACGATCATCAGGAGCACGAACTGTGGCTGCTGATCTCTGGACGGGGAGAATTCGAAGTCGACGGTCAGGTCCGCGATGTCAGCGAAACGACCTTGTGTTACATGTCGCCACACCAGACGCACACTATCCGCAATATCAGCCAAGACAGCGCTCTCAAATTTATCTCGATTTGGTGGGATTGA
- a CDS encoding Nif11-like leader peptide family natural product precursor produces MSRTDVERFVNDLGNEGGLLERIKPIATGLASIVAIGKSLGYSFTLDEAKSCIRARQKLTTKRLAGGTFYSSDPISTGAVQALAQVATSGAQAAEPASDHATAVEPVAVVVVVIVAVAAEV; encoded by the coding sequence GTGTCGCGAACTGACGTAGAGCGATTCGTCAACGATCTCGGGAACGAGGGTGGCCTGCTTGAACGCATAAAACCGATCGCTACCGGCCTTGCATCGATTGTCGCGATCGGAAAGAGCCTCGGCTACAGCTTCACACTTGATGAAGCTAAAAGCTGCATTCGAGCCCGACAGAAGCTGACGACTAAACGGCTCGCCGGTGGCACTTTTTATTCGAGTGATCCGATCTCGACCGGCGCTGTGCAGGCCCTTGCGCAGGTGGCCACGAGCGGCGCGCAAGCCGCGGAACCGGCCTCTGACCACGCCACGGCAGTTGAGCCCGTTGCAGTTGTTGTGGTTGTTATTGTTGCGGTCGCGGCCGAGGTCTGA
- a CDS encoding helix-turn-helix domain-containing protein — protein MRRNLSHAEVAAKLGVDRHVIADAENGKLSTSAGVYVGMLWAMNLLASLADVANPKNDEEGLALSGLDERERARQGGGPSNAF, from the coding sequence TTGCGCCGCAACCTGAGCCATGCGGAGGTGGCTGCCAAGCTGGGGGTAGACCGTCACGTCATCGCGGACGCCGAAAACGGTAAATTGAGCACCAGTGCCGGCGTGTATGTCGGCATGCTGTGGGCGATGAACCTGCTCGCGTCGCTGGCTGACGTTGCCAACCCGAAGAACGATGAGGAGGGGCTTGCTCTGAGCGGCCTCGATGAGCGCGAACGTGCGCGACAGGGGGGAGGACCAAGCAATGCCTTCTGA